The following coding sequences are from one Salvia hispanica cultivar TCC Black 2014 chromosome 3, UniMelb_Shisp_WGS_1.0, whole genome shotgun sequence window:
- the LOC125211960 gene encoding uncharacterized protein LOC125211960, with product MRRWTDRSVDSNNPTVLSRIMLRFRPIAPKPAGEDAGSAAPDPAKRDLAGRRVKRKYVRIRKRRCNKSKVPEGGNPPSPPERSAVDDAPPPQKRAVTLQLLGDGSGGGESEMRWRDLDGGGRRKADLSGYGGGSVIATWIVVEGVTVTEKLTELGLGFSDEERIHNLERDTCPGFISDHTNNVIWMNAAYKRMVAADDEAGAAEAEKKGVLVWLVVKEDLPHFCPSFACRVRVTQQNGQGQKWNKIVPCDVWRMEFAGFAWKLDVNTALSLGF from the coding sequence ATGCGCCGCTGGACGGATAGATCCGTTGATAGTAATAATCCGACTGTTCTGAGCCGGATAATGCTCCGATTCCGGCCGATCGCGCCGAAGCCGGCCGGCGAGGACGCCGGATCCGCCGCGCCGGATCCGGCGAAGCGAGATCTCGCCGGCAGGAGGGTGAAACGGAAGTACGTCAGGATTCGTAAGCGGAGGTGTAATAAGAGCAAGGTTCCGGAGGGAGGAAatccgccgtcgccgccggaGAGATCCGCCGTCGACGACGCTCCGCCGCCGCAGAAGCGAGCGGTCACTCTCCAGCTCCTCGGAGATGGATCTGGAGGCGGTGAGAGCGAGATGAGGTGGAGAGATCTGGATGGAGGAGGGCGGAGGAAAGCGGATCTGAGCGGTTACGGAGGCGGATCTGTGATAGCGACGTGGATCGTGGTGGAAGGCGTGACGGTGACGGAGAAGTTGACGGAGTTAGGGTTAGGATTTTCGGATGAGGAGAGGATTCACAATCTGGAGAGGGACACGTGTCCTGGATTCATATCGGATCACACGAACAACGTGATCTGGATGAACGCCGCGTATAAGAGAATGGTGGCCGCGGACGACGAAGCCGGCGCCGCGGAGGCGGAGAAGAAGGGGGTTTTGGTGTGGCTGGTGGTGAAGGAGGATTTGCCCCATTTTTGCCCCTCGTTTGCATGCAGAGTTAGGGTCACTCAACAGAACGGCCAGGGGCAAAAGTGGAATAAAATTGTGCCGTGCGATGTTTGGAGAATGGAATTTGCCGGATTTGCATGGAAATTGGACGTCAATACCGCCCTCAGTTTAGGCTTCTGA